Proteins encoded by one window of Candidatus Eisenbacteria bacterium:
- a CDS encoding PEP-CTERM sorting domain-containing protein, producing MLSRYMKAGWMVVLVGLVLVPMPSQAVFYYGSLSYPTGLDALGHWATTIGQASTLSWRVTETSTPGWWTYRYELSHPPGKTERLILETSLDLSSGDIANVRVNDAGGSLVPYLLMPGDIGTHGPGEGNDGMPGDIHGILFNRGIRGIVTTIEFDSRWMPAWGDFYAKGDGFPTVDATWNSGFTAADPLDPIGDGSTKYHVLVPAALVEPIPEPATLLLLGTGLLAAAGLRRKRN from the coding sequence ATGTTATCTCGTTACATGAAAGCTGGTTGGATGGTTGTGCTGGTCGGGCTTGTGCTTGTCCCGATGCCAAGCCAGGCTGTCTTCTACTACGGATCCTTGTCCTATCCCACGGGCCTTGACGCCCTGGGGCACTGGGCGACGACAATCGGGCAAGCGTCGACCCTGAGCTGGAGGGTGACCGAGACGAGCACGCCTGGGTGGTGGACCTATAGATACGAGCTCAGCCATCCTCCCGGAAAGACCGAGCGGCTGATCCTCGAGACATCTCTCGACCTATCCTCCGGGGACATCGCAAACGTCCGAGTCAACGATGCCGGAGGCAGCCTCGTCCCCTATCTCCTCATGCCCGGCGACATCGGCACTCACGGGCCTGGCGAAGGCAATGACGGGATGCCGGGCGACATCCACGGAATTCTCTTCAACCGCGGCATTCGAGGGATCGTGACGACCATCGAGTTCGACAGCCGCTGGATGCCCGCCTGGGGAGACTTCTATGCGAAGGGCGATGGCTTCCCCACGGTGGACGCCACCTGGAACTCCGGTTTCACGGCCGCCGATCCTCTCGATCCGATCGGCGACGGATCCACCAAGTATCATGTGTTGGTTCCTGCGGCGCTGGTGGAGCCGATCCCCGAACCGGCCACTCTCCTCCTTCTCGGAACGGGGCTGCTGGCCGCGGCGGGGCTGCGAAGGAAGCGAAACTAG
- a CDS encoding sulfate transporter, translating into MLSRLKHAKLDRNEIAGSLGDMGTFLPLLVALSIQNGMDFGASLFFAGLFNIVTGLAFSIPMAVQPMKAIAAIALTKGLTVPEILAAGITVSAVILALGVTGLIGWVSRIVPKSVVRGLQLALGLSLLMKGLQMVAGTRIAIGPDSYLTGALSALMVMALFLSRRVPVALVLFVAGLILAVGKEPGVLASLRIVPWVPRWTPPEWGDFASAFSKAALPQIPLTALNSVVAVCALSSDLFPERPAPPRKVAVSVGCMNLVAAWFGGMPMCHGAGGLAGQYRFGARTNGSILFLGAAKIAVALLFGASLLALCRSFPASILGVMLAVSGTELALVTRDQTERASALTMFLTAGACLSLDNVGIGFLIGLALALCLALGRRLTTGTS; encoded by the coding sequence ATGCTCAGCAGGCTCAAGCACGCGAAGCTCGACCGCAACGAGATCGCCGGCTCGCTCGGCGACATGGGGACTTTCCTGCCGCTTCTCGTCGCACTGTCCATCCAGAACGGGATGGACTTCGGCGCGTCGCTCTTCTTCGCCGGGCTCTTCAACATCGTGACAGGCCTCGCGTTTTCCATCCCGATGGCCGTCCAGCCGATGAAGGCGATCGCCGCGATCGCGCTCACCAAGGGTCTCACGGTCCCCGAGATTCTGGCGGCGGGAATCACGGTCAGCGCGGTCATCCTGGCGCTGGGGGTCACTGGCCTGATCGGATGGGTGAGCAGGATCGTGCCGAAGAGCGTTGTGCGCGGACTTCAGCTCGCGCTGGGCCTCTCGCTCCTCATGAAGGGACTCCAGATGGTGGCGGGCACGCGCATCGCGATCGGCCCCGACAGTTATCTCACAGGCGCGCTCTCGGCCCTCATGGTCATGGCGCTCTTCCTCTCGCGCAGGGTGCCGGTGGCCCTCGTCCTCTTCGTCGCCGGTCTGATCCTGGCGGTCGGGAAGGAGCCGGGTGTCCTCGCGTCCCTCCGGATCGTCCCCTGGGTTCCGCGCTGGACGCCCCCAGAGTGGGGTGACTTCGCCTCGGCCTTCTCGAAAGCGGCCCTGCCCCAGATCCCGCTGACAGCGCTCAATTCCGTGGTCGCCGTCTGCGCCCTCTCCTCGGATCTCTTCCCGGAACGGCCGGCGCCCCCGCGGAAGGTGGCGGTCTCGGTCGGCTGCATGAACTTGGTCGCGGCCTGGTTCGGGGGGATGCCGATGTGCCACGGGGCCGGGGGTCTTGCAGGGCAGTATCGTTTCGGAGCGCGGACGAACGGCTCCATCCTCTTTCTCGGCGCGGCGAAGATCGCCGTCGCACTTCTCTTCGGCGCCTCCCTGCTCGCCCTTTGCCGCTCGTTCCCGGCAAGCATCCTCGGCGTGATGCTCGCCGTCAGCGGCACCGAGCTGGCCCTGGTGACGCGAGATCAGACAGAGCGGGCATCCGCGCTGACGATGTTCCTCACCGCGGGCGCATGCCTGTCCCTGGACAACGTGGGGATCGGGTTCC